The following proteins are co-located in the Helicobacter acinonychis genome:
- the atpG gene encoding ATP synthase F1 subunit gamma: MANLRDIRKKIGSVKNTQKITHAMKLVSTSKLRKAEEVARNSRAYALKLDAVFDDVLSKMKNQGIKDIQSKYFRELERLEIKKVDIIFITADKGLCGGFNANTIKKVLACTNEYQEKDIKVRLRGIGKKGNEYFSFNGIEVLDKINDLSSMPNYERAQEFMQKVVEDYLNGKTDKVVIIHNGFKNMIIQEIRVKTILPIGHHIIHQNSQPSEAQETITSEPSGSEDEILDSLAKKYVEYSLYYALIDSLAAEHSARMQAMDTATNNAKDLVKNLTISYNKARQEAITTELVEINAGVEALK, encoded by the coding sequence ATGGCAAATTTAAGAGACATTAGAAAGAAAATTGGAAGCGTTAAGAACACGCAAAAAATTACGCATGCGATGAAACTCGTTTCCACTTCTAAGCTAAGAAAAGCCGAAGAAGTTGCAAGAAATTCTAGGGCGTATGCATTGAAGTTGGATGCTGTGTTTGATGATGTGCTATCCAAAATGAAAAATCAAGGGATTAAAGATATTCAAAGCAAGTATTTTAGGGAATTAGAAAGACTTGAAATCAAAAAAGTGGACATTATTTTTATCACAGCCGATAAGGGGCTTTGTGGGGGCTTTAACGCCAATACCATTAAAAAAGTTTTGGCATGCACGAATGAATATCAGGAAAAAGACATTAAGGTGCGTTTGCGCGGTATTGGTAAAAAGGGCAATGAGTATTTTAGCTTTAATGGCATAGAAGTTTTAGATAAAATCAATGATTTAAGCTCTATGCCTAATTATGAACGAGCGCAAGAATTCATGCAAAAAGTGGTGGAAGACTATTTAAATGGGAAAACCGATAAGGTGGTTATCATTCACAATGGTTTTAAAAACATGATTATCCAAGAAATAAGAGTGAAAACGATTCTTCCTATTGGGCACCACATCATCCATCAAAACTCTCAGCCCAGTGAGGCACAAGAGACTATTACGAGCGAGCCAAGCGGGAGCGAAGATGAAATTTTAGACTCTTTAGCAAAAAAATATGTAGAGTATAGTTTATACTATGCTTTGATTGATTCTTTAGCCGCAGAGCATAGCGCTAGAATGCAAGCGATGGATACAGCGACAAATAACGCTAAGGATTTGGTTAAAAATTTAACCATTTCTTACAATAAAGCCAGACAAGAGGCGATTACGACCGAGCTAGTAGAAATCAATGCTGGCGTAGAAGCCCTAAAATAA
- the atpD gene encoding F0F1 ATP synthase subunit beta — protein MEGKIIQVLGPVVDVEFESYLPAIFEALDINFEVNGVQKSLVLEVAAHLGGNRVRAIAMDMTEGLVRNQVVKARGKMIEVPVGEGVLGRIFNVVGESIDNLEPLKPSLIWPIHRKAPSFEQQSTKTEMFETGIKVIDLLAPYSKGGKVGLFGGAGVGKTVIIMELIHNVAYKHNGYSVFAGVGERTREGNDLYFEMKEGGVLDKVALCYGQMNEPPGARNRIAFTGLTMAEYFRDEKGLDVLMFIDNIFRYAQSGAEMSALLGRIPSAVGYQPTLAGEMGKLQERIASTKNGSITSVQAVYVPADDLTDPAPASVFAHLDATTVLNRKIAEKGIYPAVDPLDSTSRILSPQMIGEKHYEIATGIQQVLQKYKDLQDIIAILGLDELSEEDKKIVERARKIEKFLSQPFFVAEVFTGSPGKYVTLQETLEGFRGILEGKYDHIPENAFYMVGSIQEVLEKAKSMKNS, from the coding sequence ATGGAAGGTAAAATCATTCAGGTTTTAGGCCCTGTGGTAGATGTGGAGTTTGAATCCTATCTACCGGCGATTTTTGAAGCGTTGGATATTAACTTTGAAGTTAACGGCGTTCAAAAATCTTTAGTTTTAGAGGTGGCAGCCCATTTGGGTGGTAATCGTGTGCGAGCGATTGCTATGGATATGACAGAAGGTTTGGTGCGTAACCAAGTGGTGAAAGCTCGCGGCAAGATGATTGAAGTGCCTGTGGGCGAAGGAGTGTTGGGGCGTATTTTTAATGTTGTGGGCGAGAGCATTGATAATTTAGAGCCTCTTAAGCCGTCCTTAATTTGGCCCATTCACAGAAAAGCCCCTAGTTTTGAGCAGCAAAGCACTAAAACAGAAATGTTTGAAACCGGTATTAAAGTCATTGACTTACTTGCACCTTATTCTAAGGGTGGTAAGGTGGGCTTGTTTGGTGGGGCTGGCGTAGGGAAAACGGTGATCATTATGGAGCTTATCCACAATGTGGCTTACAAGCATAACGGGTATTCGGTGTTTGCGGGCGTGGGCGAGCGCACTAGAGAGGGGAATGATTTGTATTTTGAGATGAAAGAAGGGGGCGTTTTAGACAAAGTCGCGCTGTGCTATGGGCAAATGAATGAGCCACCGGGCGCTAGGAATCGCATTGCATTCACCGGTTTGACGATGGCGGAGTATTTTCGTGATGAAAAGGGATTAGATGTGTTGATGTTTATTGATAATATCTTTAGATACGCTCAAAGCGGTGCGGAAATGAGCGCGTTATTAGGTCGTATCCCTTCAGCGGTGGGGTATCAGCCCACACTAGCCGGGGAAATGGGGAAACTTCAAGAGCGCATCGCTTCCACTAAAAATGGATCTATCACTTCCGTTCAAGCGGTGTATGTGCCGGCCGATGATTTGACTGACCCAGCCCCTGCCTCGGTGTTTGCTCATTTAGATGCGACGACGGTATTGAATAGAAAGATCGCTGAAAAAGGGATTTATCCAGCGGTTGATCCCTTAGATTCCACTTCAAGGATCTTAAGCCCTCAAATGATAGGCGAGAAGCACTATGAAATCGCCACCGGTATCCAACAAGTTTTGCAAAAATATAAGGATTTGCAAGACATTATTGCGATTTTAGGATTAGATGAATTGAGCGAAGAAGACAAAAAGATCGTTGAAAGAGCCAGAAAAATTGAGAAATTTTTATCCCAACCGTTTTTTGTGGCTGAAGTTTTTACAGGAAGTCCGGGTAAATATGTGACTCTTCAAGAGACTTTAGAGGGCTTTAGAGGGATTTTAGAGGGTAAATACGATCATATCCCTGAAAACGCATTCTACATGGTGGGTAGCATTCAAGAGGTTTTAGAAAAAGCTAAAAGCATGAAAAATTCCTAA
- the atpC gene encoding ATP synthase F1 subunit epsilon, whose product MALLKISVVVPEGEVYTGEVRSVVLPGVEGEFGVLYGHSNMITLLQAGVIEIETESQKEHIAISWGYAEVTGEHVDILADGAVFIKKESDDRDDAISRAKRLLEDASSDRLAVSSVLAKIESL is encoded by the coding sequence ATGGCTTTATTGAAAATTAGTGTGGTCGTTCCTGAGGGGGAAGTTTATACAGGAGAGGTTAGAAGCGTTGTGTTGCCAGGAGTTGAAGGGGAATTTGGGGTTCTTTATGGGCATAGCAACATGATCACTTTGCTCCAAGCGGGAGTGATTGAGATTGAAACCGAGAGTCAAAAAGAACACATTGCGATTAGTTGGGGCTATGCAGAAGTCACTGGTGAGCATGTGGATATTTTGGCCGATGGAGCGGTCTTTATCAAAAAAGAATCAGATGACAGAGATGATGCTATTTCTAGGGCTAAAAGGCTTTTAGAGGACGCAAGCTCTGATAGGTTAGCGGTTTCTAGCGTGCTGGCTAAGATTGAGTCTCTTTAG
- a CDS encoding MotA/TolQ/ExbB proton channel family protein, with product MLHAIVDFFHKSGFVTALVLIWVSFYLVVTLWIFLYKSIVLKIELKREMQSLSNILNGVQDAPEHSMFNKRKNHGPQRHSKELLQAWKHQILKQSTTGLVVLSIISSTAPFIGLFGTVVEILEAFNSLGVLGQASFGVIAPIISKALVATAGGILATIPAYSFYLILKRKIYDLSVYVQMQVDILSSREEDSLRRF from the coding sequence ATGTTACATGCAATCGTTGATTTTTTTCATAAGAGCGGTTTTGTTACGGCGTTGGTTTTGATTTGGGTTTCATTCTACTTGGTGGTGACTCTATGGATCTTTTTGTATAAAAGTATTGTGTTGAAAATTGAACTCAAGCGCGAGATGCAATCTTTGTCCAACATTCTTAATGGGGTGCAAGACGCTCCAGAGCATTCCATGTTTAACAAGAGGAAAAACCATGGGCCTCAAAGGCATTCCAAAGAATTGTTGCAAGCTTGGAAACATCAGATTCTTAAGCAAAGCACGACCGGTTTAGTGGTGTTGAGCATCATCTCTTCTACGGCTCCTTTTATCGGTTTGTTTGGCACGGTGGTTGAGATTTTAGAAGCGTTTAATAGTTTGGGCGTGTTAGGTCAGGCGTCTTTTGGGGTGATCGCACCTATTATTTCTAAAGCTCTTGTCGCCACTGCTGGGGGGATTTTAGCGACCATTCCGGCTTATTCTTTTTACTTGATTTTAAAGCGCAAGATCTATGACCTATCAGTTTATGTGCAAATGCAAGTGGATATTTTATCGTCTAGAGAAGAGGATTCTTTAAGAAGATTTTGA
- a CDS encoding ExbD/TolR family protein — MNYDNYWDEDKPELNITPLVDVMLVLLAILMVTTPTLTYKEEIALPSGSKTFRATQDKVIEIRMDKDAKIYIDSQTYEYNSFPDTFNLLSKKYDKNTKVNIRADKRLTYDKVIYLLKTIKEAGFLKVSLITSP; from the coding sequence ATGAATTACGATAATTATTGGGATGAGGACAAGCCAGAACTCAATATCACGCCTTTAGTGGATGTGATGCTTGTTTTATTGGCTATCCTTATGGTGACCACGCCCACTCTCACTTATAAAGAAGAGATTGCCTTACCTTCTGGTTCAAAAACTTTTAGAGCCACTCAAGATAAGGTGATTGAGATCCGCATGGATAAGGATGCAAAAATCTATATTGACAGCCAAACTTATGAATACAATTCTTTTCCGGATACTTTTAACCTGCTTTCTAAAAAATACGATAAAAACACCAAAGTGAATATCCGTGCGGACAAGCGATTGACTTACGATAAAGTGATTTATTTGTTAAAAACGATTAAGGAAGCGGGGTTTTTAAAAGTTTCTTTAATCACAAGTCCTTAA
- a CDS encoding TonB C-terminal domain-containing protein gives MGRSAILFVSGFLAFLLYALLLYGLLLERHNKEAEKILLDLSKKDEQVIDLNLEDLPNEKKVEKIEKVAEKQGDFLKPKEQEEPEESLEDIFSSLNDFKEKTDKNAQKDEQKEQEKQRRLREQQRLKQNQENQKLLKGLQQNLDQFAQKLESVKNKTLDLQVPKQDGVDDKAYQEWYAQIYQILSKGWRGVFYQKASVSALITIAKDGKFDYTILSFSDFKDYNESVTTLLDDLKKVDFPPYPGENMISIKVNFTTKEEQ, from the coding sequence ATGGGTAGGAGTGCGATCTTATTTGTTTCTGGTTTTTTAGCGTTTTTACTCTATGCTTTATTGTTGTATGGTTTGTTATTGGAAAGGCATAATAAAGAAGCAGAAAAAATCCTTTTAGATTTGAGCAAAAAAGACGAACAGGTCATTGACTTGAATTTAGAGGATTTGCCTAACGAGAAAAAAGTGGAGAAAATTGAAAAAGTAGCCGAAAAACAGGGCGATTTTTTAAAGCCTAAAGAACAAGAAGAACCTGAAGAAAGCCTTGAAGATATTTTCTCTTCACTTAATGACTTTAAAGAAAAGACAGACAAAAACGCTCAAAAAGACGAACAAAAAGAACAAGAAAAGCAAAGGCGTTTAAGAGAGCAGCAACGCTTAAAGCAAAACCAAGAAAACCAGAAGTTGTTGAAAGGCTTGCAACAAAATTTAGACCAATTTGCGCAAAAACTAGAAAGCGTTAAAAACAAAACTTTAGATTTGCAAGTCCCTAAACAAGATGGGGTTGATGACAAGGCTTATCAAGAATGGTATGCTCAAATCTATCAAATTTTATCTAAGGGTTGGAGGGGCGTTTTTTACCAAAAGGCGTCAGTGAGTGCACTCATTACGATCGCTAAAGATGGGAAATTTGATTACACAATCCTTAGTTTCTCTGATTTTAAGGATTATAATGAGAGTGTCACCACCCTTTTAGACGATTTAAAGAAAGTGGATTTCCCTCCATATCCGGGAGAAAACATGATTTCTATCAAAGTTAATTTCACCACCAAGGAAGAACAATGA
- the tolB gene encoding Tol-Pal system protein TolB, producing MKHLWLFLMGSVWLFAIDKTLDIVKTIQKLPKIEVRYSIDNDANYALKLHEVLINDLKTSQHFDVSENKEQSAINYADLKNKKFQLVALVSVAVENGNKISRLRLYDVNTSTLTKTFDYPILSADLYPFTAHNMAIAVNDYLKAPSIAWMKRFIVFSKYISSGVTSIALADYTMRYQKEIIKNNRLNIFPKWANAEQTEFYYTQYGERKPMILKYNIQKGTHQSIASSQGMAVVSSVSSDGSKILMSLAPKGQPDVYLYDVHKKTSTKITRYPGIDVSGVFLEDDKSMAFVSDRSGYPNIYMKKLGLNESAEQLVYEGKSNESIDAYKDGIVYVSRENLNEFGKTVFNLNLITLNSKYIRRLTVNGVNQMPRFSVDGKNIMYIKKTPQEYAMGLILLDYNQSFLFPLKNVKIQAFDW from the coding sequence ATGAAGCATTTATGGCTTTTTTTAATGGGTTCTGTATGGCTTTTTGCAATAGACAAGACGCTAGATATTGTTAAAACCATTCAAAAGCTTCCTAAAATTGAAGTGCGCTACTCCATAGACAACGATGCCAATTACGCTTTAAAATTGCATGAAGTCTTAATCAATGATTTAAAGACCAGCCAGCATTTTGATGTTTCTGAAAACAAGGAGCAAAGCGCTATCAATTATGCGGATCTCAAGAATAAAAAATTCCAACTCGTAGCGCTTGTGAGCGTGGCGGTGGAAAACGGCAATAAAATTTCACGATTGAGGCTTTATGATGTCAATACAAGCACCCTCACTAAAACTTTTGACTACCCAATTTTAAGCGCTGATCTATACCCTTTTACAGCACACAACATGGCGATTGCGGTGAATGATTACCTCAAAGCCCCTTCTATCGCCTGGATGAAGCGTTTTATTGTGTTTTCTAAATATATCAGTTCAGGGGTTACGAGCATTGCGTTAGCGGATTACACGATGCGCTATCAAAAAGAAATCATCAAAAATAACCGACTCAATATTTTTCCTAAATGGGCGAACGCCGAGCAAACGGAGTTTTACTACACGCAATATGGCGAAAGAAAGCCCATGATTTTAAAATACAATATCCAAAAAGGCACGCACCAAAGTATCGCTAGCTCTCAAGGGATGGCGGTGGTTTCTAGCGTGAGCTCTGATGGCTCTAAAATCTTAATGTCTTTAGCCCCTAAAGGCCAACCGGATGTTTATTTATACGATGTGCATAAAAAAACAAGCACTAAAATAACGCGCTACCCAGGGATAGATGTTTCAGGAGTGTTTCTTGAAGATGACAAGTCTATGGCTTTTGTTTCGGATAGATCAGGCTATCCTAATATCTATATGAAAAAATTGGGGTTAAACGAGAGCGCGGAGCAACTCGTTTATGAGGGGAAAAGCAATGAATCCATTGACGCTTATAAGGATGGCATTGTGTATGTGAGTAGGGAAAATCTTAATGAATTTGGCAAAACGGTGTTCAATTTGAATTTAATCACGCTAAATAGCAAGTATATCCGTAGGCTTACCGTGAATGGCGTGAATCAAATGCCTCGTTTTTCTGTGGATGGGAAAAATATCATGTATATTAAAAAGACACCCCAAGAATACGCTATGGGGCTTATTTTGCTAGACTATAATCAAAGTTTTCTATTCCCCTTAAAGAATGTGAAAATACAAGCCTTTGATTGGTAA
- a CDS encoding outer membrane protein Omp18, translating to MKKFSAFSSLLALLLVVGCSHKIDNNTVAGDVSTGVKAVQNAPVNTEPVVEKEAPKEDLAPAVEKKPAIESGTIIASIYFDFDKYEIKDSDQETLDEIVQKAKENHMQVLLEGNTDEFGSSEYNQALGVKRTLSVKNALVIKGVEKDMIKTISFGEIKPKCIQKTKECYKENRRVDVKLVK from the coding sequence ATGAAAAAATTTTCTGCGTTTAGTTCTTTGTTGGCTTTGTTATTGGTGGTTGGTTGCAGTCATAAAATAGATAACAATACAGTGGCCGGTGATGTGAGCACTGGCGTTAAAGCCGTTCAAAACGCGCCTGTCAATACAGAGCCTGTTGTAGAAAAAGAAGCACCTAAAGAAGATCTAGCTCCAGCGGTTGAGAAAAAACCGGCTATTGAGAGTGGGACTATTATTGCCTCTATTTATTTTGATTTTGACAAATATGAGATCAAAGACTCCGATCAAGAAACTTTGGATGAGATCGTGCAAAAAGCTAAAGAAAACCACATGCAAGTGCTTTTAGAAGGCAATACCGATGAATTTGGCTCTAGCGAATACAATCAAGCGCTTGGCGTTAAAAGGACTTTGAGCGTGAAAAACGCTTTAGTGATTAAAGGGGTAGAAAAAGACATGATTAAAACCATCAGTTTTGGTGAAATCAAACCCAAATGCATCCAAAAAACCAAAGAGTGTTATAAAGAAAACAGGAGAGTGGATGTCAAATTAGTGAAGTAA
- a CDS encoding FKBP-type peptidyl-prolyl cis-trans isomerase, whose protein sequence is MQNHDLEPIKQAALIEYEVREHGSSEVLDSNIAKEPLEFIIGAHQIIAGLEKAVLKAQIGEWEEVVITPEEAYGVYESGYLQEVPREQFEGIELEKGMSVFGQTEENQTIQATIKDFSGTHVMVDYNHPLAGKTLAFRFKVLGFREVSEEEILASHHGGGGGCCGGHGAHKHKDGGCGCSCSHG, encoded by the coding sequence ATGCAAAACCATGATTTAGAACCAATCAAACAAGCCGCTTTGATTGAATATGAAGTGAGAGAACATGGCTCTAGCGAAGTGCTAGACAGCAATATCGCTAAAGAGCCTTTAGAATTTATCATAGGTGCCCATCAAATTATAGCAGGGTTAGAAAAAGCGGTATTGAAGGCTCAAATTGGCGAGTGGGAAGAGGTTGTTATTACCCCAGAGGAAGCTTATGGGGTTTATGAAAGCGGTTATTTGCAAGAAGTCCCTAGGGAGCAATTTGAAGGCATTGAATTGGAAAAAGGCATGAGCGTTTTTGGGCAAACTGAAGAGAATCAAACCATTCAAGCCACTATTAAAGACTTTAGCGGCACGCATGTGATGGTGGATTATAACCATCCTTTAGCCGGAAAAACTTTAGCGTTTCGTTTCAAGGTTTTAGGGTTTAGGGAAGTGAGCGAAGAAGAAATTTTAGCTTCACACCATGGTGGTGGGGGAGGCTGTTGTGGCGGTCATGGTGCTCATAAGCATAAAGATGGGGGTTGTGGTTGCTCATGTTCGCATGGGTAA
- a CDS encoding flagellar biosynthesis anti-sigma factor FlgM, giving the protein MINAISSLTPTQSWGNYKRVEKNEEVQNNEVALDKVAQIKHAIENNQYKINLRETSHKMAQDLLGIS; this is encoded by the coding sequence ATGATTAACGCTATCTCTTCGCTCACTCCAACACAGTCTTGGGGGAATTATAAGCGTGTGGAAAAAAATGAAGAAGTGCAAAACAATGAAGTCGCCCTTGATAAAGTGGCTCAGATCAAGCATGCTATTGAAAATAACCAATATAAAATCAACTTGCGTGAAACTTCTCACAAAATGGCACAGGATTTGTTGGGGATAAGCTAG
- a CDS encoding DNA cytosine methyltransferase: protein MGILTFMDFCSGIGGGRLGLERCHLKCVGHAEINHEALRTYELFFKDTHNFGDLMRINPNDLPDFDVLISGFPCQAFSINGKRKGLDDERGTIIYGLVHILKVKQPKCFLLENVKGLINHRQQETFEIIIKALQEVGYTTYYQILNSADFQLAQKRERLYIVGFRKDLKHQFNFPLGLANDYCFKDFLDADNECYLNTNNAAFQRYLHNSYNHNRVFLENILTLENAVLDTRQSDLRLYFNVFPTLRTSRHGLFYIQKGKIKRLNAVESLLLQGFPRDLIAKIKDNPNFKGSHLLSQAGNAMSVNVIFALAKQMLRAIVER, encoded by the coding sequence TTGGGAATTTTAACTTTTATGGATTTTTGCTCTGGTATTGGCGGAGGCCGTTTGGGCTTGGAGCGGTGCCATTTAAAATGCGTAGGGCATGCAGAAATCAACCATGAAGCCCTTAGAACCTATGAATTATTTTTTAAAGATACTCATAATTTTGGGGATTTGATGCGAATCAACCCTAATGATTTACCCGATTTTGATGTCTTAATTAGCGGGTTTCCTTGTCAAGCTTTTTCTATCAATGGTAAAAGGAAGGGGCTTGATGATGAAAGGGGGACGATTATTTATGGGCTTGTTCATATTTTAAAAGTTAAGCAACCCAAATGTTTCTTGCTTGAAAATGTTAAGGGGTTAATCAATCATAGGCAACAAGAAACTTTTGAAATCATCATCAAAGCCTTGCAAGAAGTGGGTTATACAACTTATTATCAAATTTTGAATAGCGCTGATTTTCAATTAGCTCAAAAGAGGGAGCGCCTTTATATCGTGGGGTTTAGAAAGGATTTAAAACACCAATTTAATTTTCCTTTGGGTTTAGCCAATGATTATTGTTTTAAGGATTTTTTAGACGCTGATAATGAATGCTATTTGAATACCAATAACGCTGCATTTCAAAGATACTTGCACAACTCATACAATCATAACCGGGTTTTTTTAGAGAATATTTTAACTTTAGAAAACGCTGTTTTAGATACAAGACAATCTGATTTAAGATTGTATTTTAATGTTTTTCCTACTTTAAGGACTTCTCGGCATGGCTTGTTTTATATCCAAAAAGGAAAAATCAAAAGATTAAACGCTGTTGAAAGCCTGCTTTTGCAAGGATTTCCTAGAGATTTGATCGCTAAGATTAAAGATAATCCTAACTTTAAAGGAAGCCATTTATTATCCCAAGCAGGGAACGCCATGAGCGTGAATGTGATTTTTGCTCTCGCTAAACAAATGTTAAGAGCGATAGTTGAGCGTTAA
- the flgK gene encoding flagellar hook-associated protein FlgK — protein sequence MGGILSSLNTSYTGLQAHQSMVDVTGNNISNASDEFYSRQRVIAKPQEAYMYGTKNVNMGVDIEAIERVHDEFVFSRYTKANYENTYYDTEFSHLKEASAYFPDIDEASLFTDLQDYFNSWKELSKNAKDSAQKQALAQKTEALTHNIKDTRERLTTLQHKASEELKSVIKEVNSLGSQIAEINKRIKEVENNKSLKHANELRDKRDELEFHLRELLGGNVFKSSIKTHSLIDKDSADFDESYNLNIGHGFNIIDGSIFHPLVIKESENKGGLNQVYFQSDDFKVTNITDKLNQGKVGALLNVYNDGSNGTLKGKLQDYIDLLDSFARGLIESTNAIYAQSASHNIEGEPVEFNDNEAFKDTNYNIKNGSFDLIAYNTDGKEIARKTIAITPITTMNDIIQAINANTDDNKDNNAENDFDDYFTASFNNETKKFIIQPKNASQGLFVSMKDNGTNFMGALKLNPFFQGDDASTISLNKEYKKEPTTIRPWLAPINGNFDVANMMQQLQYDSVDFYNDKFDIKQMKISEFYQFLTSKINTDAEKSGRILDTKKSMLETIKKEQLSISQVSVDEEMVNLIKFQSGYAANAKVITAIDRMIDTLLGIKQ from the coding sequence ATGGGCGGAATCTTATCTTCACTCAACACTTCTTACACCGGCTTACAAGCCCACCAAAGCATGGTGGATGTTACTGGGAATAATATTTCTAACGCCAGCGATGAATTTTATAGCCGTCAGCGCGTGATCGCAAAGCCTCAAGAGGCTTATATGTATGGCACTAAAAATGTCAATATGGGCGTGGACATAGAAGCTATTGAAAGGGTGCATGATGAGTTTGTTTTTTCTCGCTACACGAAAGCTAATTACGAAAACACTTATTATGATACAGAATTTTCGCATTTAAAAGAAGCGAGCGCGTATTTTCCGGATATTGATGAAGCGAGCCTTTTTACGGATTTGCAAGATTATTTTAACTCATGGAAAGAATTGTCTAAGAATGCCAAAGACTCCGCTCAAAAACAAGCTCTCGCTCAAAAAACAGAAGCCTTAACGCACAATATTAAAGACACTAGAGAAAGATTAACAACCTTACAGCATAAGGCGAGCGAAGAATTAAAAAGCGTTATTAAAGAAGTGAATAGCTTGGGTTCTCAAATCGCTGAGATTAACAAACGCATCAAAGAAGTGGAAAATAACAAGAGTTTAAAGCATGCCAATGAGTTAAGAGACAAGCGAGATGAATTGGAATTCCATTTGCGAGAACTTTTAGGGGGGAATGTTTTTAAAAGTAGTATTAAAACCCATTCGCTCATAGATAAAGACTCAGCGGACTTTGATGAAAGCTATAATCTTAATATTGGGCATGGGTTCAATATCATTGATGGCTCTATTTTCCACCCTTTAGTGATTAAAGAGTCCGAAAATAAAGGAGGTTTGAATCAAGTTTATTTCCAAAGCGATGATTTTAAAGTAACTAATATTACTGATAAACTCAATCAAGGGAAAGTGGGGGCGTTATTGAATGTGTATAATGATGGCTCTAACGGAACTTTAAAAGGCAAGTTGCAAGATTATATTGATTTATTGGATTCTTTTGCTAGGGGCTTGATAGAATCCACTAATGCGATTTACGCTCAAAGCGCGAGTCATAATATTGAAGGCGAGCCTGTGGAGTTTAACGATAATGAAGCCTTTAAAGACACGAACTACAATATCAAAAACGGCTCGTTTGACTTGATCGCTTACAACACCGATGGTAAAGAAATTGCTAGGAAAACCATTGCTATCACGCCCATTACAACCATGAACGATATTATCCAAGCTATTAACGCTAATACTGATGACAATAAAGACAACAACGCCGAAAACGATTTTGATGATTATTTCACAGCGAGTTTTAACAATGAGACTAAAAAGTTTATTATCCAACCTAAAAACGCTTCACAAGGGTTGTTTGTCTCTATGAAAGATAACGGCACGAATTTTATGGGGGCGTTAAAACTCAACCCTTTTTTTCAAGGCGATGACGCTTCCACTATTAGCTTGAATAAAGAATACAAAAAAGAGCCGACCACCATTCGCCCATGGCTTGCCCCCATTAATGGGAATTTTGATGTGGCTAACATGATGCAACAATTGCAATACGATAGCGTGGATTTCTATAACGATAAGTTTGACATCAAACAAATGAAGATCAGCGAGTTTTATCAATTCTTAACCAGTAAAATCAACACGGACGCTGAAAAATCTGGGCGTATTTTGGACACTAAAAAGAGCATGCTAGAGACTATTAAAAAAGAGCAACTCTCCATTTCGCAAGTGAGCGTGGATGAAGAAATGGTGAATTTAATCAAGTTTCAAAGCGGCTATGCGGCTAACGCTAAAGTCATCACTGCTATTGATAGGATGATAGACACTTTGTTGGGTATTAAGCAATAA